A segment of the Pseudomonadota bacterium genome:
AGCGCGGCATCGTGCCGGTCACCATCATGACCCACCTCGACGTCGTCAAGGAGCATTTCATCGCCGGCATGGAAGCGGCCAATGCCGCCGGCAAGAATTACAAGTTCGGCCAGGGCATGGCCATGAGCCGCGAGATCATCGTGGCCGACACCGACGCCGAAGCCGAGGCCATCGCGCGCGAAGCAGGCAGCTTCATCTGGAACAACTTCTTCGTGCCCTTCGGCTTCAATGCCGCGGTCGCGGCGCCGGGCGAAGGCCCGTTCGATCCGCCGGCGTGCTTCGAAACCCTGTCGGAACGCGGTCTCGTGATCCACGGCAGCGTCGACACCGTCAATCGCAAGCTCGAAGCGCTGTTGAAGGCGCTGCCGGTCGATTACTTCTGGATGTTCATCTACAACCACATGCCGCAGGACGCGTGCATGCGCAGCCTGGAACTCCTGACCGAGAAGGTGTGGCCGAACTTCACCGACAAGATAGGCGCGGGCGCCAGGCTCGCGCGCTCGGCGGGCTGATGATGCGCGGGGCGGGGCTTCGGCTCCGCCCTCTTCCGTCGGTGAAAAACTTGGCTTGCCCGATGTCAGGCTGAAGCCTGACCCACGGAGCAAGCGCATGCATCGTGGGTCAGGCTTCAGCCTGACATTCGACGCGAGCCGCCTGACATCACCATCACCCGAAAGGCGACGCAAGCCCTACAATCGCGCTGTTCGATTGAGGACCTGCCCGAGATGCGCCTGCGTTTACCCTCCTCGCGACGCCTGGCCTGGCTGGCGCTGCTGTTGCCCTTCAGTGCCACCGCCGCGGACGCCATCGAGAACGTCACGGTCAGCGGCTGGCGCGACGTGCAAGGCGCGCTGCCGCTGCCGAGCGAACTTCGCATCGACGGCCCTTTCGGTGACAGCCGCTCGGTCGCGGACACGCCGCGCGCGGTGACCAGCCTGACGCCGGCAATCATGGAACGCTTCGGCGTTACGGATCTCCACGATCTCGCGCGCGTCGCGCCCAATCTCTACGGCGCCAATACCTTCGGCATGGCCAGCCTGCCCAGCGTGCGCGGTCAACTCGGCGAGATCTTCGTCGACGGTCTGCGTCGCACGGGCGGCAACAACGGACTCGGCCTGCCGCTGTCCTTCAATGCCTTCGAGCAGGTCGACGTCATAAAGGGCCCGCCGCCGGTGGTGCTGGGCGCCACGCAACGCGTCGGCGGTTTTCTCGAGCTAGCGCCCAAGCGCCCCGACCTCGACACGCGCCACGGCAGCCTGCGCGTGCAAGGCGGCAGCTGGGACCGGTTTCGCCAACAATTCGATTACTCGACGCCGCTCACGGCGGGACGCTCGGCGCTGCGCGTCGCCATCGAGAATCGCAACGAGGACAGCTTCTACGATCACGGCCGTTACGACAGCCAGGACTTCTACGCCGCCTGGCGCCTGCGCCCTGACGCGGTCACGCTGGTCGACACGCACTTCGAGTATTTCAACGTCGACTTCACCGACAACGCCGGCTGGAATCGCGCCACCCAGGATCTCATCGATCACGGCCGGTACATCACCGGCCAGGGCGTGACGCCGGCCGGCTCGCGCATCCCCGGCGCCCGCGCGGTGGTGAGCCCGAGCGGCGTTACGAAACTGCCGCGCAGTCGCGTCTACACCGATCCCGACGATCGCAACGGCGCCGACAGCTACAACTTGGGCCTGCGCGTTTCGCATCGTTTCGACAACGGCCTGCGCCTCGAGAACCGCGCCCAGTATCAACACCTGGCGCGCGAGGAAGTGGCGCAAAACAGTTTCGTCGAAATCATCGACGGCGCCGACAGCGTCCAAGACCGCCTGGAACTCATCGCCGATTACACCCTGCCGATAGCGCATCTCGCCACGCGTCAGCAGAGCAACCTCGGCGTGGATTTCCGATTCCACGACGTCAAGGGTTACAGCCAGTTCGTTACCGAGGCCGACAACCCGGTCGATCTGAGCGGCCCGCTCGTCAACCGCCGCATTCCGCTCAACGCCCCGCAGCGCGCGGCGCTGGTCGAACTCGAGCCCGGCCTGTTCGTTTCGCCCGGCGCGCAGTACGACCGCAACGGCGACGGCGTCGGCGACTTCCTGCTGTCCGACACCACCGATTCCAGCCACTACCAGCTCGGCCTGTTCCTGCAACAGGACATGCGGCTGTCCGACCGCTGGCGAGCGCTGCTCGGCGCACGCGGCGACTGGCTATGGGTCACCGCGCGCGACGCTGCGCCGCCCGTCGGCGTCGATCCTGCGCGCGACAACGCCCATGCCCTGCTCGCCAGCGCCAACTTCAGCCTGCAGTACCGCCTGCGGCCGGCCCTGACCAGCTATTTCACGGTCAGCTACAGCGAGTCGACGTCCAACAGTCTCGGTGGCGGCTTCGTGCTCGGCGCCGACAACCGCATCAACCCGGCGAACTTCGATACCGCCAGCGAACTGTTCGAGTTGGGCTTGAAGTACGCGCCGGCGGGCAGCGCCTGGTATGCGGATGTCGCGCTGTTCGAACAAAGCCGCAGCCTGCGCAATCGCGACGGCAGCAACAGCGGCATCCTGACGCGCGGCCTCGAAGGTCAACTGGCGTTCCGTCCCGACCGCCACTTCCACGCCTCGCTCGCGGCCAGTTATCTCAACCATCGCTTCGATGACTCGGTGGCGTTCCAGGACAGCCGCAGCGTGGCGGACGCCTTCGACGCCTCGCGCCCCGACCTCATCGTCGGCACCGGCGTCGGCAGTCCGAGCTTCACGGTGTTCGGCGCCAGCCATCGTCGCGTGCCGGGCCTGCCCAGCGTGCTGCTGTCGGGGCTTGCGAGTTACGAGTTCGACAACGGCGTGGGCGTCAGCCTCAACGGCCAGTACACCAACGCCTTCCGCCTCGACTTCCTGAACACCGTGCGCATTCGCGACCAGTTCACCATCAACGCCGCGCTGCATTACCGCTGTC
Coding sequences within it:
- a CDS encoding TonB-dependent receptor plug domain-containing protein, with the protein product MRLRLPSSRRLAWLALLLPFSATAADAIENVTVSGWRDVQGALPLPSELRIDGPFGDSRSVADTPRAVTSLTPAIMERFGVTDLHDLARVAPNLYGANTFGMASLPSVRGQLGEIFVDGLRRTGGNNGLGLPLSFNAFEQVDVIKGPPPVVLGATQRVGGFLELAPKRPDLDTRHGSLRVQGGSWDRFRQQFDYSTPLTAGRSALRVAIENRNEDSFYDHGRYDSQDFYAAWRLRPDAVTLVDTHFEYFNVDFTDNAGWNRATQDLIDHGRYITGQGVTPAGSRIPGARAVVSPSGVTKLPRSRVYTDPDDRNGADSYNLGLRVSHRFDNGLRLENRAQYQHLAREEVAQNSFVEIIDGADSVQDRLELIADYTLPIAHLATRQQSNLGVDFRFHDVKGYSQFVTEADNPVDLSGPLVNRRIPLNAPQRAALVELEPGLFVSPGAQYDRNGDGVGDFLLSDTTDSSHYQLGLFLQQDMRLSDRWRALLGARGDWLWVTARDAAPPVGVDPARDNAHALLASANFSLQYRLRPALTSYFTVSYSESTSNSLGGGFVLGADNRINPANFDTASELFELGLKYAPAGSAWYADVALFEQSRSLRNRDGSNSGILTRGLEGQLAFRPDRHFHASLAASYLNHRFDDSVAFQDSRSVADAFDASRPDLIVGTGVGSPSFTVFGASHRRVPGLPSVLLSGLASYEFDNGVGVSLNGQYTNAFRLDFLNTVRIRDQFTINAALHYRCRALRSDVRAEIFNLTDEENFSPVFDGGYFGSTDVLPELPRSFMISLSHHF